A genomic stretch from Streptococcus oralis includes:
- the leuB gene encoding 3-isopropylmalate dehydrogenase codes for MTKKIVALAGDGIGPEIMEAGLAVLEALASKTGFNYEIDRRPFGGAGIDAAGHPLPDETLKACREADAILLAAIGSPQYDGASVRPEQGLLALRKELNLYANIRPVKIFDSLKHLSPLKPERIAGVDFVVVRELTGGIYFGDHILEERKARDINDYSYEEVERIIRKAFEIARSRRKIVTSIDKQNVLATSKLWRRVAEEVAQDFPDVTLEHQLVDSAAMIMITNPAKFDVIVTENLFGDILSDESSVLSGTLGVMPSASHSEKGPSLYEPIHGSAPDIAGQGIANPISMILSVAMMLRDSFGRYEDAERIERAVEASLAAGILTRDIGGQASTKEMTEAIIERL; via the coding sequence ATGACAAAGAAAATAGTAGCTCTAGCAGGGGATGGAATCGGTCCAGAAATCATGGAAGCTGGTTTAGCGGTTCTGGAAGCTCTAGCTTCAAAAACAGGATTTAACTATGAGATAGACAGACGCCCCTTTGGAGGTGCGGGTATTGATGCTGCGGGGCATCCCTTACCTGATGAAACCCTCAAGGCATGTAGAGAAGCAGATGCTATTCTCCTTGCGGCTATCGGTAGTCCTCAGTATGATGGAGCATCGGTTCGGCCTGAACAAGGCTTGCTGGCTCTTCGTAAGGAACTCAATCTTTATGCCAATATTCGCCCTGTTAAGATTTTTGATAGTCTCAAGCATTTGTCACCTCTCAAACCGGAACGAATTGCTGGTGTAGACTTTGTCGTGGTGCGTGAGTTGACAGGTGGAATTTACTTTGGGGATCATATCCTTGAAGAGCGAAAAGCGCGTGATATCAACGACTACAGCTATGAGGAAGTAGAGCGGATCATTCGCAAGGCCTTTGAAATCGCAAGAAGTCGCAGAAAAATCGTTACTAGTATCGATAAGCAAAATGTTCTAGCGACTTCAAAACTCTGGCGCAGAGTAGCTGAGGAGGTTGCGCAAGATTTTCCAGATGTAACCTTGGAGCACCAGTTGGTGGACTCAGCTGCCATGATCATGATTACCAATCCTGCCAAGTTTGATGTCATCGTGACGGAAAATCTTTTTGGAGATATCTTATCTGATGAATCAAGCGTTCTATCAGGCACTCTTGGTGTTATGCCATCAGCCAGTCATTCTGAAAAGGGGCCAAGTCTTTATGAGCCTATTCACGGTTCAGCGCCTGATATTGCAGGTCAAGGAATTGCCAATCCTATCTCTATGATTTTGTCAGTTGCTATGATGTTGAGAGACAGTTTTGGACGTTATGAGGATGCAGAGCGTATCGAGCGTGCTGTTGAAGCTAGTTTAGCGGCTGGCATTTTAACAAGAGATATTGGAGGACAGGCTTCGACTAAGGAAATGACAGAAGCCATCATTGAAAGATTATGA
- a CDS encoding DUF1294 domain-containing protein: MKINEGITLALLIWNLLIFLIYGIDKSKARRGAWRVPEKILLILALTCGGFGAWLAGITFHHKTRKWYFKTVWFLGMVTTLVALYFIWR, translated from the coding sequence ATGAAGATAAATGAAGGAATCACGCTTGCCCTCTTGATTTGGAATTTGCTGATTTTCTTGATTTATGGCATTGACAAATCCAAGGCAAGAAGAGGTGCTTGGCGCGTCCCAGAGAAAATCTTACTCATTTTAGCCCTTACTTGTGGTGGTTTTGGTGCCTGGTTGGCAGGAATCACCTTTCATCACAAGACTAGAAAATGGTATTTTAAAACAGTTTGGTTTCTCGGGATGGTGACCACGCTAGTAGCCTTATATTTTATTTGGAGGTAA